From Myxocyprinus asiaticus isolate MX2 ecotype Aquarium Trade chromosome 10, UBuf_Myxa_2, whole genome shotgun sequence, the proteins below share one genomic window:
- the LOC127446749 gene encoding uncharacterized protein C3orf38-like yields the protein MSQLSVKEQSGCRRLLTLLPKEDLLALTDTVTNRLIAVGSTKEAIEAIITYSQNAEELLKRKKVHRDVIFKYLANEGVAILPNMEKYQLVRRTLEFWSSDEMLKPKSENTTTVSSDKTGDGLSDLAALGKQFCQWFFCLLNSQNPTQGQPVQDWGPQHFWQDVRLRLLLCTGEQRVEEFNGAELVSQRLHALVGEERLLFCPNLEGLGLKCVSSPHGLVFVAVAGTIHRNSACLGIFEQVFGLIRSPLNNNHWKIKFVNVKVEAQSAITDRQLPVITYDSNELLSLCN from the exons ATGTCACAGTTGTCAGTGAAAGAGCAAAGTGGCTGTAGAAGGCTGTTGACATTGTTACCCAAGGAAGACTTGTTGGCACTTACCGATACAGTAACGAATCGTCTGATAGCTGTAGGGAGTACTAAAG AGGCAATTGAAGCCATCATAACATACTCTCAGAATGCAGAGGAGTTGCTCAAAAGAAAGAAGGTGCACCGTGATGTCATTTTTAAGTATCTTGCCAATGAAGGAGTTGCTATTCTTCCAAACATGGAGAAATATCAGCTGGTCAGGAGGACCCTTGAGTTTTGGTCATCTGATGAG ATGCTAAAGCCAAAAAGTGAGAACACCACAACTGTTTCTTCAGACAAGACTGGAGATGGTCTGTCAGACCTTGCAGCTTTGGGAAAACAGTTTTGCCAGTGGTTCTTCTGCCTTCTCAACTCTCAGAACCCCACACAAGGGCAGCCGGTGCAGGACTGGGGTCCTCAGCATTTCTGGCAGGACGTGAGACTTCGGCTTCTGTTATGCACTGGAGAGCAGCGTGTAGAAGAGTTCAATGGGGCAGAGCTGGTCAGCCAGCGGCTTCATGCTCTTGTGGGTGAAGAACGTCTTTTGTTCTGCCCGAACTTGGAGGGTCTTGGGTTAAAGTGTGTATCTTCACCTCATGGATTGGTGTTTGTGGCTGTGGCTGGGACCATCCACCGTAACAGTGCCTGCCTCGGGATTTTTGAGCAAGTGTTTGGGCTCATTCGCTCACCACTGAACAATAACCATTGGAAGATAAAGTTTGTGAATGTTAAAGTAGAAGCACAAAGTGCCATCACTGACAGACAGTTACCAGTAATTACATATGACTCCAACGAGTTGCTAAGCCTTTGCAATTGA